GCGCGGAGCTCTTCAACGCCCGCGCCGAAGTCACCCGGCCGCTGGCATCGACGTCGAACTCCACCGTCACGTTGCCTTCGACACCGGCGCTGCGCATCGCGAACGGATATTCCGGCGGGATCTGCGCCTTGGCGCGCGGGTGCGCGTCGAGCTGATCCATGCTGAAGATGCCTGGCCCGCGCGGGTCGCCCACGACAGGCGCTCCCGTCGTGCCATCGCCCCATTCTTTGGGAATCTGATCGGTCTTCACGTCGACCTTCGCCGCTGGCGGCGTGAACGGATCGACGACGACATCGGGTCGCACGTCGACCGAGCGATCTTCCGTGACCGGCTTGACGGGGCCGGGCTTGCTCAGCGGCTTCACGGCCTCGACCGGCGGATCGGGATCGACCTTGGGCGTGATGAGTTCAACCGGCATCGGCGGGAGCTTGATCGGTGGATCGAGTTTGAATCCGTCGATTATGGCTGGGACGTCAGGACGAATCCCAAACAGCAACACGACGTGGAACGTCGCTGCGA
This window of the Candidatus Didemnitutus sp. genome carries:
- a CDS encoding energy transducer TonB codes for the protein MTQRFGVPALVAATFHVVLLFGIRPDVPAIIDGFKLDPPIKLPPMPVELITPKVDPDPPVEAVKPLSKPGPVKPVTEDRSVDVRPDVVVDPFTPPAAKVDVKTDQIPKEWGDGTTGAPVVGDPRGPGIFSMDQLDAHPRAKAQIPPEYPFAMRSAGVEGNVTVEFDVDASGRVTSARALKSSAREFEEPAVRAVLKWRFESGKRQGKPVPFRMVVPIGFTMNDRD